CCGGCCAGAAGTCGCTCCCCTTTGCCCATACCTTCAGCGTAAAGTCGATGGAGCTGTCATTCATCTTCACCATCCGGGCGGTAGGCTCAGGATCGTTCAACACCTGCGGGTGTTTCTCCGCGATATCGAGCAGCAGCCGTTTTACCAGTTCCACATCCGAACCATAGTCCACATTGACGGTCAGATCCACACGACGCGTGGCCTGGGTGCTGTAGTTGACGATGTTGCCGGTGGAGAGGGGGCCGTTGGGAATATGGACCGTCTTGTTGTCGAAAGTGGTGAGAGTGGTGTAAAGAATTCCCACCGATTGCACGGTGCCCGCCACGCTTTGTGCCTCGATGTAATCACCACCCCTAAAAGGTTTGTTGAAAAGCAGCATCACCCCGCCTGCAAAGTTGGCCAGGTTATCCTTCACTGCCAGACCCAGTGCCAGACCGATTGATCCGATCAGTGCGACCAGAGAGACGGTCTTCGATCCCACGATGTTGATGATTAGTATAATCAGTGTGGCGAAGAGTGCGAAGTTGAAGATCGTTAGCAGGAAGCTGCGCAGAGCACTGTCTTCCACTTTTTTATTGAGTATTTTTCTGACAAAAAGCTTGTCGATTTGTTTGATGATCCATCTTCCCAAATAGAAGATCAGCAGAGCGATTGCTACCTTTCCGAGCAAGTCGATGCTGCCGGTGAGAAACTGATCAAGCAGTTCCTCGAACTGTCCTGTTTTGATCAATTCGGCTGCGGTGGGTGATTGTTCAACGACTGGGGTTACTGACTCTGTTGTGGCGGTTTCCGCCTGTGCGAATAAGATTTCGTTGGGCATGTAGAATGTTCTTTTTGATTTTACAGTGATTCAAACAAAGATAACAATTTTTTGTTTACATTTGCCCTGATAACGTCACTTCAACCCCTCTATGAGAAAATATTATTCACTGATTATACCCTTTTTATTTTTTACTGCTTCACTTACAGGGCAGGACTACCAAGCTTGGGTGGACCATGCCGCACGCCACATCGAGGCAGACCGGCTCGACAGTGCCGCGATATCGTTGCAGCGTGCCATGTCGCTCGATCCGGTGAATGAGAACAATCCGGTTTTGCTGCTCAACCTTGGAATCATCCAGCGACAGCTGGGGCATACCGATGATGCCTTTGTCTCCTTTACGGCTGCACTGGCAAACAACCCGATACCGGAGGTGGTGCTGCACCGCAGGGCGTCGCTGCTGAGTGAGATGGGCCGCTATGATGAGGCGATTGAGGATTACAGCTCTCTGATTCATCGCTACCCTGATGATGTGGAAGCCTATTACAGGAGAGGAGTACTCTATCTGGAGCAGCATGACAGGCTCAAGGGGGAGGCTGATTTCGTGAAGGCGAATGAACTTGATCCCGATCACTTTTTCACGCATTTAAGCAAGGCACTGCTCTTCAAACTGGAGGACAACTGGGAAGCTGCGGAAAAAATCTACAGTGGGCTGATTGATTCAGAACCCAATCCTGATCCCAGTATTCTGCTCAATCGTGCCGAGTGTTACGTGCATACCGGGCAGACCTTTCGGGCATCGGCCGACCTGCGCAGCGTGGAGCTCTCACAGCGTGACAACCCCTATTTCTACTTCCTGCGGGGCCGCGTACGCCTTGATCAGTTCGACAAGGTGGCGGCCAGGGCAGATTTTAACAAAGCCAGGGAGATGGGATACGATCTGCCCCTGGTAGATGAATGGATCCAAAAAACCAAGTAATTTTTGTCACATGAAATGGATTAACCGAAACGACAGCGAAGCCAACTACGAAGATCGCAGGGGCAGGGGGCACGGGAAACGAAATGCAGCCGTAGGGGGGCTGGGGGCAATCGTGATCGCCATCATCGCCCTGCTGCTGGGACAGAACCCTTTTCAGGCAATTGACATGGTCAGCAGCATCGCACCCGGTGAATCGACCGAGATGGTAGATCCCTCACGTGCGAACGAGAATGAGGATCTGAAGGTCTTCACCCTGGGGGTATTCAACAGTGCCAACGATGTGTGGGTGGAAATCTTCCGCACACAGTTGAATGAGAATTACATCCGCCCTACGCTGGTCACCTTCACCGATGCCACGGTATCGGAATGTGGGGGTGCCACAGAGTCGGTGGGCCCCTTCTACTGCCCGGCGGACCAGAAGATGTACATCGACCTGGACTTTTTCCACCAGCTTAAATCGGAGTTCGGTGCCAAGGGCGACCTGGCGATGGCCTACGTCACCGCCCATGAGGTGGGGCACCACGTGCAGAAGCTGCTGGGGATCATTGACCAGATGAACCAGTACCGTGGTCGTATCAGTGAGACCGAATACAACAGGCTGAATGTGAAGCTGGAGTTGCAAGCCGACTTCTTCGCGGGAGTGTGGGTGTATCACGCCCAGCGGATGAACATGATCCAACTGGAGCCGGGCGACCTGGAATCGGCCATCAGTGCCACCACGGCAGTTGGAGACGATACCATCCAGAAGCGCTCCATGGGCTACAGCGTACCTGACTCATTCACCCACGGCACGGCGGCACAGCGCACCTACTGGTTCCGCAAGGGAATGGAGACCGGTGATATCCGCCAGGGTGACACCTTCAACGAACCGGGACTACTTTAATTGATAAATCAGTAAACATTCTGATTGGACTCTCTTTCCCTGCTGGTTGTCAGAAAGCATGTAACAGAAAACCCATATGGCTTGCCATATGGGTTTTCTGTTACATTAAAAGTACACCCGGCGAGAATCGAACTCGCATCGTCGGAACCGGAATCCGGTATTCTATCCATTGAACTACGGGTGCCTGAATCTTTATCTTAATCTGAAAGAGCCGTTTTCCCATTCAAAAAGGAGCGTATCACTCACCAGAAATGGTTTGATCTCCTCTGTTTGATCGTCGGTTAACCGCTCCCTGTAATACAATCTGAGCGTCAGATCTGATCCTGTTTTACCGAAGCGGGCTGAGATTGGAAAAATGTCCGGCAAAGATAAGGCATATTTGTAATTATCCGAATTTTTATTCGAAGATTTGAAGAAAATTTCTTTGGAAATCTCCGGAAGAAACAATTCCTGATCCAGTTTCTCCCAGTTAGTCGTATAAAATGAGATCCTGCTGTCGCACACCCCGGCACATACTGTATGGATGACTGAGACAATTAGTGAATCGCCGGAGAGAGGCAACAGCTTGAGTTGAAAATCAGCGACGCCGGAGGTGCGGAGGTGCAGGAAATCACTGCTCTCTGCAATCTTACTGATCTCACCCAGGGCATAGGGGACCGAGGTGTTACCGCTGTCCACCAGGAGCATGGTCTTGTTGGCTTCTGAAACACCGGGTAGCATCTCTGAGGGCATCGACCGAAACAGGTCAGCGGTTGTTTGTCCAGTAGCGGATATCGAAAGCAATAGCAAAAAATTGGTTATTAATCTCTTCATTCTGTCATGTTCAACGTTTAGTATCACTCTATTCAGGATTCTATTCTGTGGACCGGATTACTCCTGATCAACAGCAAGAGGAGGTGCAAAATAGGCCCCCACTTTAAGGATGTGTGCGATATCCCTTGTTCCGTGAATCGTCACCCTTATCTTTTCCGGTGCTACATCACCGAAGCGCAGCAAACGCTTGTAACCTATTGTGGTCCCTTCGGCCAGTGATGACCACTCTTCATTGATCCAGCCTTCAACAGTAAAAGATTCCACTCGTTGTCCTTTTCTGATATCCTCCTGCAGCATCACCGTGTTGATTGTTTCCCCCTTCCTGACAATGTATTCTCTTGAAGCACCCGTGCGGGCCTTCCATTCCAATTCACCGTCAATAAGCAACTCATTTTCGAATAGTATGGAGAGGTAGTTGCCAAACTGCCTGAGCCGCTCTACATCATTTTCATGTATTCTTCCCCGAGTGTCGGGGGGCACATTCAGAAGGAGCACCGAGTTCATGCCTACCGACTGAAAATAGATATCAATCAGTTGTGAAAGACTCTTCACCTTGTCATCCTCCTCGGGGTGGTAAAACCATCCCGGACGAATTGATACGTCCACTTCAGAAGGATTCCAATAAAGGCTTTTTGACTCCTTGATCAGTTCCCTGCTGCCCAGATCTTCAGCAGTATGTGAGATGTTCAATCGCTCATTTTCACTTTTGATTGATTCGTTTATTTCGGGATAAAGGGGAGTGACACTCCATTCAGTTTCACGCCCCAGACCGTTTTCGTTTCCCACCCAACGCACATCATCACCCATGATTGCTTTTACTGCTGTCGGTTGCAGGCTGTCAATCACGTTGTAAAAACGTACCCAATCATACTCCTGTTTCTTCCCGTTGGGGCCTTCTCCATTGGCACCGTCAAACCAAATCTCATCAATGGCACCATATTGGGTAAGCAATTCGGAAAGCTGTTTGACAAACAGCTCGTTGTATCTTGGAGAGTCACCATAGCTCTCGGCATTGCGGTCCCACGGTGAAAGATATACGCCGAACTTCATGTCAAATTTGTTGCAAGCATCTCTTACTTCGCGCACCACATCTCCCTGACCATTGCGCCATGGTGATGCTGCAACTGAATGTGAAGTGGTTTGGGTGGGCCAAAGACAAAAGCCATCATGATGCTTGGCGGTAAGGATGATCATTTTAAGTCCGGCCTGTTGTAAGACAGTTACCCATTGCTCTGCATTGAAATCGGTGGGGTTAAACAGTGCAGGATCTTCATTGCCGTCACCCCATTCTTTTCCTGTGAATGTGTTCATTCCAAAATGAATGAAGGCTGTTAATTCCAGCTGCTGCCATGCATACTGCTGCTGCGTAGGAACGATGTATGCCGATAGCTTGACTTTCTGATCGGAGGTGAGAATATCGGGAAAAGTAAGTTTCTTCTCAAAGTAGGTATTGGCTTTTTGGTTGCAACCTGTGGTCAGCAACAGCAATGACAGTAATCCAAACACGAAATTATTCCTCATATGGCTCATGATTCGTTCAACAGAGAACAAAGTTACGACATTTGATCTAATATCGTACAAAAAAAAGCCACCCCTGGTGGGATGGCTAAGCCGATCTGTTGTTTTTCAGCTTATTGATTTTGTTAAATCGGCAGCTTACTCAACAACTTCTACAAGACTGTCGGCAGCAGCGACGGCAGCCGCTTCTGCAGCTTCGATAGCAGCCTGGATGCTGTCAGCCTGTACTTTCGCAATGCTGTCCAGACGAGCAGCTTCAATCAGACTATCTTGTCTGGCTTTTTCGGCCTGAACCTGAGCATTGTTGCAAGAAACCAACCCCAGTGTTGCTACAACGGCAACCAAGAACAATACTTTTTTCATTCTTTAATGATTTTAAACGATAAATAAATTTGTTTCTCAAAAAACGATGCAAATGTACAGCAAAAACATGTTATGCAACATATTCTCGTGGGAATTTATAGTTAAATATCATTAAATAACGAGTTGTTGTCACTTATTCGTTCCAATTAAGCTCAGAACCATCAAAAATAATTCATTTAACTGTATAAAAAACGCTTGATGCTTTTCTTGGGTGTTTTTTCAAATTCATTCTCTACCAATTCTATATGGCTGATTTTTTCGTAGTTGGCAGCCGATTTATTGAGAGTGACCCTGTTTTCTTCCATGATTGAAGCAAGCTTTTCCCGTGTGATCTGGTCGGCAGTGATAGCTGCCATATCGGGATAGACCAATGCTACAAGACGGAAGTCACGCAGTACTACCACACTTTCAGCTACATAAGGCAGGTTGTTGAGGCGCGATTCTATCTCTTCCGGATAAACATTCTGACCGTTGGCAGTCAGTAACATCGTTTTAATTCTTCCCTTGATGAAAAGTCGCTTGCCCACCATGATGCCGGAATCGCCTGTCTTCAGCCATCCGTCGTCAGTGAAAGCGGCAGCTGTTGCTTCCGGGTTCTTGTAGTAACCTTTCATCACATTCTCACCACGTACCTGTATCTCTCCCGGTATTTTATCCGGTTCCGGTGAATCGATGCGTGCCTCCATGATCCCTTCCAGGACAGACCCGCAGGAGGTGGGGATAAAATCGTAAT
This genomic window from Dysgonomonadaceae bacterium zrk40 contains:
- a CDS encoding alpha-L-fucosidase, whose amino-acid sequence is MRNNFVFGLLSLLLLTTGCNQKANTYFEKKLTFPDILTSDQKVKLSAYIVPTQQQYAWQQLELTAFIHFGMNTFTGKEWGDGNEDPALFNPTDFNAEQWVTVLQQAGLKMIILTAKHHDGFCLWPTQTTSHSVAASPWRNGQGDVVREVRDACNKFDMKFGVYLSPWDRNAESYGDSPRYNELFVKQLSELLTQYGAIDEIWFDGANGEGPNGKKQEYDWVRFYNVIDSLQPTAVKAIMGDDVRWVGNENGLGRETEWSVTPLYPEINESIKSENERLNISHTAEDLGSRELIKESKSLYWNPSEVDVSIRPGWFYHPEEDDKVKSLSQLIDIYFQSVGMNSVLLLNVPPDTRGRIHENDVERLRQFGNYLSILFENELLIDGELEWKARTGASREYIVRKGETINTVMLQEDIRKGQRVESFTVEGWINEEWSSLAEGTTIGYKRLLRFGDVAPEKIRVTIHGTRDIAHILKVGAYFAPPLAVDQE
- a CDS encoding mechanosensitive ion channel, whose product is MPNEILFAQAETATTESVTPVVEQSPTAAELIKTGQFEELLDQFLTGSIDLLGKVAIALLIFYLGRWIIKQIDKLFVRKILNKKVEDSALRSFLLTIFNFALFATLIILIINIVGSKTVSLVALIGSIGLALGLAVKDNLANFAGGVMLLFNKPFRGGDYIEAQSVAGTVQSVGILYTTLTTFDNKTVHIPNGPLSTGNIVNYSTQATRRVDLTVNVDYGSDVELVKRLLLDIAEKHPQVLNDPEPTARMVKMNDSSIDFTLKVWAKGSDFWPVTFDLNEQAYEALVAHGLNIPFPQMTVHMAKD
- a CDS encoding DUF3256 family protein produces the protein MKRLITNFLLLLSISATGQTTADLFRSMPSEMLPGVSEANKTMLLVDSGNTSVPYALGEISKIAESSDFLHLRTSGVADFQLKLLPLSGDSLIVSVIHTVCAGVCDSRISFYTTNWEKLDQELFLPEISKEIFFKSSNKNSDNYKYALSLPDIFPISARFGKTGSDLTLRLYYRERLTDDQTEEIKPFLVSDTLLFEWENGSFRLR
- a CDS encoding tetratricopeptide repeat protein, with amino-acid sequence MRKYYSLIIPFLFFTASLTGQDYQAWVDHAARHIEADRLDSAAISLQRAMSLDPVNENNPVLLLNLGIIQRQLGHTDDAFVSFTAALANNPIPEVVLHRRASLLSEMGRYDEAIEDYSSLIHRYPDDVEAYYRRGVLYLEQHDRLKGEADFVKANELDPDHFFTHLSKALLFKLEDNWEAAEKIYSGLIDSEPNPDPSILLNRAECYVHTGQTFRASADLRSVELSQRDNPYFYFLRGRVRLDQFDKVAARADFNKAREMGYDLPLVDEWIQKTK
- a CDS encoding zinc metallopeptidase; the encoded protein is MKWINRNDSEANYEDRRGRGHGKRNAAVGGLGAIVIAIIALLLGQNPFQAIDMVSSIAPGESTEMVDPSRANENEDLKVFTLGVFNSANDVWVEIFRTQLNENYIRPTLVTFTDATVSECGGATESVGPFYCPADQKMYIDLDFFHQLKSEFGAKGDLAMAYVTAHEVGHHVQKLLGIIDQMNQYRGRISETEYNRLNVKLELQADFFAGVWVYHAQRMNMIQLEPGDLESAISATTAVGDDTIQKRSMGYSVPDSFTHGTAAQRTYWFRKGMETGDIRQGDTFNEPGLL